The genomic stretch CACTTGGCGGATACCAAGATGCGTCATACGAATGGTTGGCGGAATGGAGAATATAACGGACGCAATAACACCTGGTACAACACCGAGACTAAAGAAAGTAACGGCTGGAAGCAGGTATACAAACGCAGGCATGGTCTGCATGAGATCGAGGATCGGAGTAACCACTCTTTCCACGCTGCGGCTGTACGCCGACAGAATACCAAGGGGTACACCGATCACGACGGATACAATCCCTGACGTTACGACGAGTCCAAGTGTATCCATGGACTGCGTCCAGTATCCTAGATTATAAATGAGCAGGAAGCCGATTACCGTGAATGCGGTAAGTTTCCATTTTCCAAGGATATAAGCAAGAACACCAAAAATGATAATAAAAAGAAAAGGGTGGGGCAGCAAAAACAGCCCCGAGAAAAATCCGACGACACTTTCGATAATAGTCGAAATGACGCCGAAGAATCCGGAGAGTGAGTCATTTAGCCAATTAACTGCGGCATCTGTCCACTCAGCTATGGGTAACTTCGGCATGAGATGGTTCCTCCTTCGTTGTAACTTCGCCGCCAAGGGCTCCGAGCAGTGCGCCTCTTACGATAACGCCTACGATTCTTCCATTGTCGCCGACTACGGCTACAGGAACTTTGGCAGAGCTTGTAATTTCAAACAAGTCATTCATCATCGTTTCAGGCGGTACTTGAGGTCCGTCTGTAATGAGAATATCTTGTAATGTTTTTCCGTCTTTAAAAGCCCGAACCGCATCTTCCGCTGTTATTACACCGAGCAGTTTTTTAGAACGATCGATGACAAACAGGTTAGATATACCGCGTTCGCGCATGAGCTCAAGTGCTACCCGAGGGCCGCGATCGAGTGTGATGGTCTCTGGCCGCAGCATAACATGAGAAGCAGTGAGTACTTTAGATAAGTCCACATCCTCGACGAAACGAGCGACAAATGAGTTGGCAGGCTGGATCATAATTTCTTCCGGTGTGCCAATCTGTTCAACAGAACCATCTTTCATCAGCGCAATCCGGTCTCCAATACGAAGAGCTTCGTCCAGGTCATGCGTAATAAAGATAATTGTCTTTTGCATACGATCTTGCAGTTCTACCAGCTCATCTTGCATATCACGGCGAATCAGTGGATCAAGTGCGCTGAAAGCTTCGTCCATAAGCAGAACTTCTGGATCGTTAGCAAGGGCACGTGCAAGACCGACACGTTGCTGCATCCCGCCGCTGAGTTCACTTGGAAGTTTATCTTCCCAGCCTTTTAGACCCACCAGCTCAAGAGCTTCTTTTGCCTTTTCTCTGCGTTTTGCTTTATCTACCTTTTGAATCTCCAAACCATATTCGACGTTATCGAGTACTGTGCGGTGAGGCAGAAGAGCAAAGCTTTGAAATACCATGCTGATGGTTTCTCTGCGAACCTTGCGCAGCTGCTCTTTATTCATTTTACGAAGATCTTTCCCGTGAACGAGGATTTCTCCCGAAGTAGGTTCAATCAAGCGGTTCAGCATTCGGACAAGCGTGGATTTACCACTGCCAGAGAGTCCCATAATAACGAAAATTTCTCCCTGTTTGATTTCCATATTGACTTGATTTACGCCGACCGTAATATTTTTCTCTTTAGCCAAGCGCTTTTTATCCCAACCTTGTTCAAGAAGCTTAACTCCCTCCTGAGCATTAGGACCAAACAGCTTACTTACATTTTTCACTTCTAGTATGGTCATGCTTATCTTTACACCCCTTTTTCTATAACGATATAAGCTTTATTTCACTTAATTTAAACATTTGCCTTTGCCATTGTAACAAATTGGCTCTATACTTTCAAATGTACATTCCGTATGTTTAGTTTGTACAGTAAAAACTGTACGAATTGAATTTTAGCGAAATAAGCATATTTTCTCGTCTATTCTTCCTTTATTGAGGAATAGCTACGTAGGAGGCATCTTTACTTTTGATATTGCTTTTCTTAAAATAGATCATGACATTTAACAAAAATTGTGATCAAAGTCATCGATTGAGCAATTTGAATTTTAGATTGTCCTTAATGTAATTCTTTTATGATTTGGTATTTAGACCTGGGCCGTGGATATTTTAGCTATTCATTTGGACAGTAAATATTTTTATACAGTAGGATTAAGGGTAGAATGGGAGGTTACAAGCATGAGCTTGGACCAATTAAATGAAGAACAACAATCAAAAATAATGAATATTCGTAAGCGTGTCATTCAAACCGTCGGAAAAAATATGGAATTGTACGGACTCACTTCTTCTGCAGGCCATTTATATGGACTGCTCTTTTTTGCAAACCAACCCATGACGCTTGATGATATGGGAAGAGAAATGGAAATGAGTAAGACGAGTATGAGCACGAGCGTACGTAATCTTCTTGATCTGCAAATGGTGAACAAGGTATGGAGTAAAGGTTCTCGTAAAGATCAGTACGAAGTGGAGTATGACTGGCATCAGACCTTTATGGATTACTTCACCATTAAATGGAGACAAGCAGCAGAAAGTAATCTTCTTACATTTAGAAAAGCGATCGAAGAACTGAATAGGCTTTTAAAAGAACATGACGAAGATGAGAAGCTATACGAGATTCTTTCTAGAGATAAGAAAAAGATGGAGGAAGCGGTAGCTTACTACAAGTGGCTGAACCGTTTGATTGATACCATGGAATCAGAAGAGATTTTCCAGCTTGTTCCTAAGGAAGAATTGGATAAGTAAATGTAATCAAGATAAGTCTCACTTTCTACAGTAGAAAGTTGGGGCTTTTTTTGTTCGTTTCAAACGATTTTGAGTATTCAATCATCCAGCTTGTCAGGCCAGTCTGCATAAATCGAACAAGTCCCTCATAAACATGTATCAATCAACTGAAAACAGTGTTAAAGGGGATGATGTCATGCGCCGGATATCATGGATAATTGCCATGGTACTGTGCTTTTCAGGTCTGCTTACGGCTTGTGGACCAAAGGACGCAGAGTCAGTAGTAAAAGATTTGAACGAGGTCGTAGGGGAACTAGAAAGTTACAAAGGTTCGGGTGTAATGACACTGTATTCTGGAGAAACACCACAGGAGTACAAAGTAGAAGTATCGCATCAAAAACCTTCTTATTATCGTATTGCATTAACGAACGCGAAGAAAAATATTACACAAATTGTGCTGCGTAATGATGATGGCGTATTTGTTCTAACACCGAGTCTGAATAAAAGTTTCCGGTTTCAAAGCAACTGGCCGGACGATCAGGGTCAAGTCTATTTATATGAGACCCTTGTCCGCAGTATCATCGGTGATAATGCCCGTCAATTTGCAGACG from Paenibacillus polygoni encodes the following:
- a CDS encoding quaternary amine ABC transporter ATP-binding protein yields the protein MTILEVKNVSKLFGPNAQEGVKLLEQGWDKKRLAKEKNITVGVNQVNMEIKQGEIFVIMGLSGSGKSTLVRMLNRLIEPTSGEILVHGKDLRKMNKEQLRKVRRETISMVFQSFALLPHRTVLDNVEYGLEIQKVDKAKRREKAKEALELVGLKGWEDKLPSELSGGMQQRVGLARALANDPEVLLMDEAFSALDPLIRRDMQDELVELQDRMQKTIIFITHDLDEALRIGDRIALMKDGSVEQIGTPEEIMIQPANSFVARFVEDVDLSKVLTASHVMLRPETITLDRGPRVALELMRERGISNLFVIDRSKKLLGVITAEDAVRAFKDGKTLQDILITDGPQVPPETMMNDLFEITSSAKVPVAVVGDNGRIVGVIVRGALLGALGGEVTTKEEPSHAEVTHS
- a CDS encoding GbsR/MarR family transcriptional regulator, yielding MSLDQLNEEQQSKIMNIRKRVIQTVGKNMELYGLTSSAGHLYGLLFFANQPMTLDDMGREMEMSKTSMSTSVRNLLDLQMVNKVWSKGSRKDQYEVEYDWHQTFMDYFTIKWRQAAESNLLTFRKAIEELNRLLKEHDEDEKLYEILSRDKKKMEEAVAYYKWLNRLIDTMESEEIFQLVPKEELDK